The following coding sequences lie in one Oncorhynchus kisutch isolate 150728-3 linkage group LG17, Okis_V2, whole genome shotgun sequence genomic window:
- the LOC109907017 gene encoding transmembrane protein 26-like: MGREPLYRLLLMGVALLGVKMAVTIKYTRNAEWKCAVIPSIWFLELSLLQYKLPVNISSSLELEELLAHIPISADILQLGPENCAAALKQTMLIVLVLGRWLTPKGDMARDQLSQLLMAYMGLGADILDIFDTFTEPDVKTNRAVIDVGLALFSWALMHFPLVLTQTCPTKAQPNPSSSQPGSSQWSLFQGVSMAVVEGMPGTPSSCYPGLCCSREVWRLLLTVGHQDGPFLVYRLYLMIRKNVLNQLMIFFTCKNILVVLLEVYRIFVV, translated from the exons ATGGGAAGGGAGCCCCTCTATCGGCTGCTTCTGATGGGCGTGGCTCTGTTGGGGGTGAAGATGGCAGTCACCATCAAGTATACCCGCAACGCAGAGTGGAAATG TGCCGTAATCCCCTCAATTTGGTTCCTGGAGCTCAGCCTGCTGCAGTACAAGCTCCCGGTCAACATCTCCTCTAGCCTTGAGCTAGAAGAGCTGCTGGCTCACATCCCCATCTCAGCG GACATCTTGCAGCTGGGCCCAGAAAACTGCGCGGCTGCCCTGAAGCAGACCATGCTCATCGTGCTGGTTCTGGGTCGCTGGCTCACGCCCAAAGGAGACATGGCCCGAGACCAGCTCTCCCAGCTCCTCATGGCCTACATGGGCCTGGGCGCTGACATCCTGGACATCTTTGACACCTTCACAGAGCCAGATGTCAAGACCAACCGAGCTGTCATCGACGTAGGACTGGCCCTGTTCTCCTGGGCCCTCATGCATTTCCCACTGGTCCTCACCCAGACCTGCCCCACCAAGGCCCAGCCCAATCCTAGCTCGTCCCAGCCTGGCTCGTCCCAGTGGAGTCTCTTTCAGGGGGTAAGCATGGCTGTGGTGGAGGGCATGCCTGGAACTCCCTCATCCTGCTATCCAGGGCTATGCTGTTCCAGGGAAGTGTGGCGCTTGCTGTTGACTGTGGGGCACCAGGATGGGCCGTTCCTTGTCTACCGCCTCTACCTCATGATCAGGAAGAATGTGCTCAACCAGTTGATGATCTTCTTCACCTGCAAGAACATCCTTGTCGTCTTGCTGGAGGTCTACAGGATCTTTGTGGTGTAG
- the LOC109908083 gene encoding gamma-aminobutyric acid receptor subunit delta isoform X2, whose translation MEMITFMLANLAFLNIRGNIFTRAELSDIGDYVGSDIQISWLPNLDELMKGYARNFRPGIGGPPVNVAMAIEVASIDHISEANMEYTMTIFLRQSWRDDRLSYNHTNKTLGLDSRFVDKLWLPDTFIVNAKSAWFHDVTVENKLIRLQPDGVILYSSRITSTVACDMDLTKYPMDEQECMLDLESSGRFPRLSLRFQLRRNRGVYIIQSYMPSILLVAMSWVSFWISQTAVPARVSLGITTVLTMTTLMVSARSSLPRASAIKALDVYFWICYVFVFAALIEYAFAHYNADYRLKEKAKSKANKMSSESIVKNGKQAMVLFSLSVAGMNQGLMVSSRRPQRSGAETPSEEDVEHRRGRGARASVEREQEKKCCSCCSKCCCTCKPLQADTIDVYARAVFPATFAIVNVIYWVAYTM comes from the exons ATGGAGATGATAACTTTCATGTTGGCGAACCTTGCCTTCTTGAATATCAGGGGCAACATTTTCACCAG GGCCGAACTGAGTGACATTGGGGACTATGTAGGTTCAGACATACAAATATCCTGGTTGCCTAATCTGGATGAGTTAATGAAGGGCTATGCACGAAATTTCCGCCCTGGGATAGGAG GCCCACCTGTGAATGTTGCCATGGCTATTGAAGTAGCCAGTATTGACCACATCTCTGAAGCCAACATG GAGTACACCATGACCATTTTCCTGCGGCAGAGCTGGCGGGACGACCGCCTGTCCTACAACCACACCAACAAGACCCTGGGGCTGGACAGCCGCTTCGTGGATAAACTCTGGCTGCCCGACACCTTCATTGTCAACGCTAAGTCCGCCTGGTTCCACGACGTCACTGTGGAGAACAAGCTGATTCGCTTGCAGCCTGATGGGGTCATCCTTTACAGCAGCCG GATCACCTCGACTGTGGCGTGTGACATGGATCTGACCAAGTACCCCATGGATGAGCAGGAGTGTATGCTGGACTTAGAAAGCT CCGGACGTTTCCCGCGGCTCAGCCTTCGCTTCCAGTTGAGACGTAACCGAGGCGTCTACATCATCCAGTCCTACATGCCCTCCATCCTATTGGTCGCCATGTCCTGGGTGTCCTTCTGGATAAGCCAAACAGCAGTCCCGGCTCGTGTATCCCTGG GGATCACCACTGTGCTCACCATGACCACTCTGATGGTGAGTGCCCGCTCGTCTCTCCCTCGAGCCTCGGCCATCAAAGCGCTGGATGTGTACTTCTGGATCTGCTACGTGTTTGTGTTCGCAGCGCTCATCGAGTATGCCTTCGCTCACTACAACGCTGACTACAGGCTCAAAGAGAAGGCCAAGAGCAAGGCCAACAAGATGAGCTCAGAG TCGATCGTGAAGAATGGGAAGCAGGCCATGGTGCTCTTTTCCCTGTCTGTGGCCGGAATGAACCAGGGCCTGATGGTCTCCAGCCGCCGTCCACAGCGCTCCGGTGCCGAGACCCCCAGCGAGGAGGACGTTGAGCATAGGAGGGGGCGTGGGGCCAGAGCgtcagtagagagagaacaggagaagaaGTGCTGTAGTTGCTGTTCTAAGTGTTGTTGCACTTGTAAGCCTCTCCAAGCTGACACCATAGATGTCTACGCCAGGGCCGTGTTCCCAGCCACCTTCGCCATCGTCAATGTGATCTACTGGGTGGCATACACAATGTGA
- the LOC109908083 gene encoding gamma-aminobutyric acid receptor subunit delta isoform X3, giving the protein MAIEVASIDHISEANMEYTMTIFLRQSWRDDRLSYNHTNKTLGLDSRFVDKLWLPDTFIVNAKSAWFHDVTVENKLIRLQPDGVILYSSRITSTVACDMDLTKYPMDEQECMLDLESYGYSSEDIVYHWCESQIHIHGLDKLELSQFTIIDYKFVTETMNFKSAGRFPRLSLRFQLRRNRGVYIIQSYMPSILLVAMSWVSFWISQTAVPARVSLGITTVLTMTTLMVSARSSLPRASAIKALDVYFWICYVFVFAALIEYAFAHYNADYRLKEKAKSKANKMSSESIVKNGKQAMVLFSLSVAGMNQGLMVSSRRPQRSGAETPSEEDVEHRRGRGARASVEREQEKKCCSCCSKCCCTCKPLQADTIDVYARAVFPATFAIVNVIYWVAYTM; this is encoded by the exons ATGGCTATTGAAGTAGCCAGTATTGACCACATCTCTGAAGCCAACATG GAGTACACCATGACCATTTTCCTGCGGCAGAGCTGGCGGGACGACCGCCTGTCCTACAACCACACCAACAAGACCCTGGGGCTGGACAGCCGCTTCGTGGATAAACTCTGGCTGCCCGACACCTTCATTGTCAACGCTAAGTCCGCCTGGTTCCACGACGTCACTGTGGAGAACAAGCTGATTCGCTTGCAGCCTGATGGGGTCATCCTTTACAGCAGCCG GATCACCTCGACTGTGGCGTGTGACATGGATCTGACCAAGTACCCCATGGATGAGCAGGAGTGTATGCTGGACTTAGAAAGCT ACGGCTACTCCTCAGAGGATATTGTGTACCACTGGTGTGAGAGTCAGATACACATCCACGGACTGGACAAACTGGAGCTCTCCCAGTTCACCATCATCGACTACAAATTTGTCACAGAGACTATGAACTTCAAATCCG CCGGACGTTTCCCGCGGCTCAGCCTTCGCTTCCAGTTGAGACGTAACCGAGGCGTCTACATCATCCAGTCCTACATGCCCTCCATCCTATTGGTCGCCATGTCCTGGGTGTCCTTCTGGATAAGCCAAACAGCAGTCCCGGCTCGTGTATCCCTGG GGATCACCACTGTGCTCACCATGACCACTCTGATGGTGAGTGCCCGCTCGTCTCTCCCTCGAGCCTCGGCCATCAAAGCGCTGGATGTGTACTTCTGGATCTGCTACGTGTTTGTGTTCGCAGCGCTCATCGAGTATGCCTTCGCTCACTACAACGCTGACTACAGGCTCAAAGAGAAGGCCAAGAGCAAGGCCAACAAGATGAGCTCAGAG TCGATCGTGAAGAATGGGAAGCAGGCCATGGTGCTCTTTTCCCTGTCTGTGGCCGGAATGAACCAGGGCCTGATGGTCTCCAGCCGCCGTCCACAGCGCTCCGGTGCCGAGACCCCCAGCGAGGAGGACGTTGAGCATAGGAGGGGGCGTGGGGCCAGAGCgtcagtagagagagaacaggagaagaaGTGCTGTAGTTGCTGTTCTAAGTGTTGTTGCACTTGTAAGCCTCTCCAAGCTGACACCATAGATGTCTACGCCAGGGCCGTGTTCCCAGCCACCTTCGCCATCGTCAATGTGATCTACTGGGTGGCATACACAATGTGA
- the LOC109908083 gene encoding gamma-aminobutyric acid receptor subunit delta isoform X1 gives MEMITFMLANLAFLNIRGNIFTRAELSDIGDYVGSDIQISWLPNLDELMKGYARNFRPGIGGPPVNVAMAIEVASIDHISEANMEYTMTIFLRQSWRDDRLSYNHTNKTLGLDSRFVDKLWLPDTFIVNAKSAWFHDVTVENKLIRLQPDGVILYSSRITSTVACDMDLTKYPMDEQECMLDLESYGYSSEDIVYHWCESQIHIHGLDKLELSQFTIIDYKFVTETMNFKSAGRFPRLSLRFQLRRNRGVYIIQSYMPSILLVAMSWVSFWISQTAVPARVSLGITTVLTMTTLMVSARSSLPRASAIKALDVYFWICYVFVFAALIEYAFAHYNADYRLKEKAKSKANKMSSESIVKNGKQAMVLFSLSVAGMNQGLMVSSRRPQRSGAETPSEEDVEHRRGRGARASVEREQEKKCCSCCSKCCCTCKPLQADTIDVYARAVFPATFAIVNVIYWVAYTM, from the exons ATGGAGATGATAACTTTCATGTTGGCGAACCTTGCCTTCTTGAATATCAGGGGCAACATTTTCACCAG GGCCGAACTGAGTGACATTGGGGACTATGTAGGTTCAGACATACAAATATCCTGGTTGCCTAATCTGGATGAGTTAATGAAGGGCTATGCACGAAATTTCCGCCCTGGGATAGGAG GCCCACCTGTGAATGTTGCCATGGCTATTGAAGTAGCCAGTATTGACCACATCTCTGAAGCCAACATG GAGTACACCATGACCATTTTCCTGCGGCAGAGCTGGCGGGACGACCGCCTGTCCTACAACCACACCAACAAGACCCTGGGGCTGGACAGCCGCTTCGTGGATAAACTCTGGCTGCCCGACACCTTCATTGTCAACGCTAAGTCCGCCTGGTTCCACGACGTCACTGTGGAGAACAAGCTGATTCGCTTGCAGCCTGATGGGGTCATCCTTTACAGCAGCCG GATCACCTCGACTGTGGCGTGTGACATGGATCTGACCAAGTACCCCATGGATGAGCAGGAGTGTATGCTGGACTTAGAAAGCT ACGGCTACTCCTCAGAGGATATTGTGTACCACTGGTGTGAGAGTCAGATACACATCCACGGACTGGACAAACTGGAGCTCTCCCAGTTCACCATCATCGACTACAAATTTGTCACAGAGACTATGAACTTCAAATCCG CCGGACGTTTCCCGCGGCTCAGCCTTCGCTTCCAGTTGAGACGTAACCGAGGCGTCTACATCATCCAGTCCTACATGCCCTCCATCCTATTGGTCGCCATGTCCTGGGTGTCCTTCTGGATAAGCCAAACAGCAGTCCCGGCTCGTGTATCCCTGG GGATCACCACTGTGCTCACCATGACCACTCTGATGGTGAGTGCCCGCTCGTCTCTCCCTCGAGCCTCGGCCATCAAAGCGCTGGATGTGTACTTCTGGATCTGCTACGTGTTTGTGTTCGCAGCGCTCATCGAGTATGCCTTCGCTCACTACAACGCTGACTACAGGCTCAAAGAGAAGGCCAAGAGCAAGGCCAACAAGATGAGCTCAGAG TCGATCGTGAAGAATGGGAAGCAGGCCATGGTGCTCTTTTCCCTGTCTGTGGCCGGAATGAACCAGGGCCTGATGGTCTCCAGCCGCCGTCCACAGCGCTCCGGTGCCGAGACCCCCAGCGAGGAGGACGTTGAGCATAGGAGGGGGCGTGGGGCCAGAGCgtcagtagagagagaacaggagaagaaGTGCTGTAGTTGCTGTTCTAAGTGTTGTTGCACTTGTAAGCCTCTCCAAGCTGACACCATAGATGTCTACGCCAGGGCCGTGTTCCCAGCCACCTTCGCCATCGTCAATGTGATCTACTGGGTGGCATACACAATGTGA